Proteins from one Candidatus Nomurabacteria bacterium genomic window:
- a CDS encoding prepilin-type N-terminal cleavage/methylation domain-containing protein, which translates to MLQGGFGLIELMVSISIIVLVAGIVLANQSSFNSAVLLRNQAYEIALTLREVQLNAVSSSGDAGVFRSVMGVYFDSLILNDRYRVFRDGDADYHYSAASEDYGALGRLDKRFEIRTITDSNGNLHNDISVVFERPNFDARFFDGVGEIPAESVQIEVGRVGSADVRVIEVTTSGQIAVI; encoded by the coding sequence ATGCTACAAGGCGGTTTCGGTCTGATCGAACTCATGGTGAGTATCAGTATCATCGTGTTGGTGGCAGGTATTGTGTTGGCCAACCAAAGTTCTTTCAATAGTGCAGTATTGCTCCGCAACCAAGCGTACGAGATCGCACTAACACTTCGAGAAGTGCAGCTTAATGCAGTAAGTTCTAGTGGTGACGCGGGAGTCTTCCGTTCGGTTATGGGAGTGTATTTTGACAGTTTGATCCTCAATGATCGTTATCGAGTATTCAGAGACGGCGATGCGGATTATCATTACAGTGCCGCGAGTGAAGACTACGGAGCACTTGGTAGGCTCGATAAGCGTTTTGAGATACGTACTATTACGGATAGTAATGGAAATCTACACAATGACATTTCGGTCGTGTTCGAGCGGCCAAACTTTGATGCACGATTCTTTGATGGCGTTGGTGAGATTCCAGCAGAATCAGTGCAGATCGAAGTTGGTCGAGTTGGTAGTGCTGATGTGCGTGTGATCGAAGTGACGACTTCTGGTCAAATAGCCGTTATCTAA
- a CDS encoding prepilin-type N-terminal cleavage/methylation domain-containing protein — protein sequence MQISNTKQSGFTLVEMIVSLAVFSVVVTIAVGALLALITSNERLQNEQSVMTNLSFALDSMTRELRTGFHYFCDAQMAPNAGAHKIFADGINSGITTDLDTELEVGGIPLKQDCATGRGGNTWQGVAFVEGGNSITGAADDRILYFYHEDTGKIYRRVGAGPAQSIVSSGIVITDAEFYVTGSKPLSEGAPDYLDQASITIYIEAREVDDPQAKPYRVQTTVTQRTADV from the coding sequence ATGCAAATTAGCAACACAAAACAATCTGGCTTTACTCTCGTAGAAATGATCGTCTCGTTGGCGGTGTTCTCGGTGGTGGTTACGATCGCGGTAGGGGCACTACTAGCTTTGATCACTTCCAATGAGCGTTTGCAGAATGAACAGTCAGTGATGACCAACCTTTCGTTTGCGCTCGATAGTATGACGCGTGAGCTGAGAACGGGCTTTCACTATTTTTGTGATGCTCAAATGGCACCAAATGCTGGTGCACATAAGATCTTTGCTGATGGTATCAATTCAGGCATCACAACTGACTTGGACACCGAGCTTGAGGTTGGAGGAATTCCATTAAAGCAAGATTGTGCAACTGGGCGTGGAGGTAACACGTGGCAAGGTGTTGCATTTGTGGAAGGAGGCAACAGTATTACCGGAGCAGCGGATGATCGCATTCTGTATTTTTATCATGAAGATACCGGCAAGATCTATCGTCGGGTCGGAGCTGGTCCAGCACAGTCGATCGTTTCGTCTGGTATCGTGATTACCGATGCGGAATTTTATGTGACCGGTTCGAAGCCGCTGAGCGAAGGTGCACCAGATTATTTAGATCAGGCTTCGATCACGATCTATATTGAGGCTAGGGAGGTTGATGATCCACAGGCAAAACCGTACCGAGTGCAAACAACCGTAACTCAAAGAACAGCTGACGTATGA